In Musa acuminata AAA Group cultivar baxijiao chromosome BXJ3-11, Cavendish_Baxijiao_AAA, whole genome shotgun sequence, one DNA window encodes the following:
- the LOC135652472 gene encoding GDSL esterase/lipase At1g31550-like has translation MASSSFPLHLILLAINLLLLPSVVTPSTARYSAIFSFGDSLADTGNLAFFSGGKDQANRPPYGETYFHRPNGRYSDGRIILDFIAQTTGLPLVRPYPAGRGSEGFVYGANFAVAGACALSNAFYEAEGFNVTWEDYSLGTQLKWFEQLLSSPSVLAPNDALSKSLFIMGEIGANDYSSVLVGDNPMESAQALVAPVARAIGAAIDALVRTGAKTVLVSGVFPLGCVPLFLTRFRTRNAEAYDPATGCLKWLNELSQYHNLLLQRVLRRLRRAHPHSTIIYADIYGAMMAIYTSPSQFGMRSTLEACCGGEGPYDYNSSVTCGDPTSTLCSDPWSYVSWDGLHLTEAAYQIIANGAGIVAGPNAQVSHYANVDQM, from the exons atggcATCATCGTCCTTCCCCCTCCATCTCATCCTCCTCGCCATCAATCTCCTCCTGCTGCCGAGCGTCGTCACCCCATCCACTGCCCGCTACTCCGCCATCTTTAGCTTCGGCGACTCGCTCGCCGACACCGGAAACTTGGCCTTCTTCTCCGGCGGCAAGGATCAGGCTAACCGGCCTCCCTACGGCGAGACCTACTTCCATCGACCTAACGGCCGCTATTCCGATGGCCGAATCATCCTAGACTTCATCG CACAAACCACGGGGCTGCCTCTGGTGCGGCCATATCCTGCAGGGCGCGGCAGCGAGGGATTCGTCTACGGGGCCAACTTTGCCGTGGCAGGAGCCTGCGCGCTCAGCAACGCCTTCTACGAGGCCGAGGGATTCAACGTCACATGGGAGGATTACTCCTTGGGCACGCAGCTCAAGTGGTTCGAGCAACTGCTGTCGTCTCCCTCTGTTCTTG CCCCGAATGACGCTCTGAGCAAGTCGCTGTTCATCATGGGGGAGATTGGGGCGAACGACTACAGTTCTGTTTTGGTCGGCGACAACCCCATGGAGTCCGCACAAGCCCTCGTCGCCCCTGTCGCGCGCGCAATCGGTGCGGCCATCGAC GCGCTGGTTCGGACCGGGGCGAAGACGGTGTTGGTTTCCGGGGTCTTCCCACTGGGGTGCGTCCCTCTGTTCCTCACCAGGTTCCGGACTCGGAACGCCGAGGCGTACGATCCAGCGACGGGTTGCCTCAAGTGGCTGAACGAGTTATCGCAGTATCACAACCTGCTGCTGCAGCGCGTGCTCCGTCGACTTCGGCGAGCCCACCCACACTCCACCATCATCTACGCTGACATTTATGGAGCTATGATGGCCATCTACACATCTCCAAGCCAATTCG GGATGAGGTCGACTCTGGAGGCCTGCTGTGGGGGCGAGGGGCCCTACGACTACAATTCCTCCGTGACCTGCGGTGATCCGACGTCGACGTTGTGCAGCGATCCATGGAGCTACGTTTCTTGGGACGGGCTGCACCTCACCGAGGCAGCCTACCAAATTATTGCCAATGGCGCGGGTATAGTGGCCGGACCAAACGCACAAGTCTCCCACTACGCAAACGTTGATCAAATGTAA